A stretch of the Egicoccus sp. AB-alg6-2 genome encodes the following:
- the rplV gene encoding 50S ribosomal protein L22: MITKVKATAKYVRVSPYKVRQLTPLIVGQPVHEAQRILSFTDKVAAAAPLLKVLNSAIANAENNDGLDAEDLVVHTAFADEGPTLKRFQPRALGRAYRIRKRTSHITVVVSPAEEN; this comes from the coding sequence ATGATCACCAAGGTCAAGGCGACCGCCAAGTACGTGCGGGTCTCGCCGTACAAGGTCCGCCAGCTGACGCCGCTCATCGTGGGCCAGCCGGTGCACGAGGCGCAGCGCATCCTGTCCTTCACGGACAAGGTCGCTGCCGCCGCGCCGCTGCTGAAGGTCCTCAATTCGGCGATCGCGAACGCCGAGAACAACGACGGCCTCGACGCCGAGGACCTCGTCGTGCACACCGCGTTCGCGGACGAGGGCCCGACCCTCAAGCGCTTCCAGCCGCGCGCCCTCGGTCGCGCCTATCGCATCCGCAAGCGGACGAGCCACATCACCGTCGTGGTGTCGCCCGCGGAGGAGAACTGA
- the rpsS gene encoding 30S ribosomal protein S19, whose protein sequence is MPRSLKKGPFVDDHLMKKVDAQNEAGDKRVIKTWSRRSTIFPEMVGHTIAVHDGRKHVPVFISESMVGHKLGEFAPTRAVKWGGAGEKQAAKKRR, encoded by the coding sequence ATGCCCCGCAGCCTGAAGAAGGGTCCCTTCGTCGACGACCACCTCATGAAGAAGGTGGACGCACAGAACGAAGCGGGCGACAAGCGCGTCATCAAGACCTGGTCGCGTCGATCCACGATCTTCCCCGAGATGGTCGGCCACACGATCGCGGTGCACGACGGCCGCAAGCACGTGCCGGTCTTCATCTCGGAGTCCATGGTGGGCCACAAGCTGGGCGAATTCGCCCCGACCCGTGCCGTCAAGTGGGGCGGCGCTGGTGAGAAGCAGGCCGCCAAGAAGCGCCGGTAG
- the rplB gene encoding 50S ribosomal protein L2, producing MAIRKFKPTSPARRGASVSDFGTVTKSSPERSLLAPLPKKAGRNTHGRITSRHRGGGHKRKYRVIDFRRNKDGVPATVAAVEYDPNRSARIALLHYHDGEKRYILAPKNLVVGALVESGPGADIKTGNALPLANIPVGTTVHAVELRPGGGAKMGRSAGTSIQLLAKEGKMAALRLPSGEIRLVDARCRASIGAVGNEEHELINHGKAGKTRWRGVRPQTRGVAMNPVDHPLGGGEGKTSGGRHPVDPWGNPERRTRKGKKASDQYIIRRRGKNRRR from the coding sequence ATGGCCATTCGTAAGTTCAAGCCGACGTCGCCCGCACGACGCGGCGCTTCGGTGAGCGACTTCGGCACTGTCACGAAGTCGTCGCCCGAGCGTTCGCTGCTTGCGCCGCTGCCCAAGAAGGCCGGCCGTAACACCCACGGTCGCATCACCAGCCGCCACCGCGGCGGGGGGCACAAGCGCAAGTACCGTGTCATCGACTTCCGACGCAACAAGGACGGCGTACCCGCGACGGTCGCGGCGGTCGAGTACGACCCCAACCGCTCCGCGCGTATCGCCCTGCTGCACTACCACGACGGTGAGAAGCGCTACATCCTGGCGCCGAAGAACCTCGTGGTCGGTGCGCTGGTCGAGTCAGGCCCGGGTGCCGACATCAAGACCGGCAACGCCCTGCCGCTGGCCAACATCCCCGTCGGTACCACCGTGCACGCGGTGGAACTGCGACCGGGTGGTGGCGCCAAGATGGGTCGCTCGGCGGGCACCTCGATCCAGCTGCTCGCCAAGGAGGGCAAGATGGCCGCGCTGCGGCTGCCCTCCGGTGAGATCCGCCTGGTCGACGCCCGTTGCCGCGCATCGATCGGTGCGGTCGGCAACGAAGAGCACGAGCTGATCAACCACGGCAAGGCCGGCAAGACCCGTTGGCGCGGCGTGCGTCCCCAGACCCGCGGTGTCGCCATGAACCCGGTCGACCACCCCCTCGGTGGTGGTGAGGGCAAGACCTCCGGCGGCCGGCACCCGGTCGACCCGTGGGGCAACCCCGAGCGCCGTACCCGCAAGGGCAAGAAGGCATCCGACCAATACATCATCCGCCGTCGCGGCAAGAACCGGAGGCGCTGA
- the rplW gene encoding 50S ribosomal protein L23, which translates to MKDPRDIILRPVISEKTYGLLDENKYTFIVDPRTNKTEIKQAIETIFDVTVLSVNTLNRPGKKKRRGWIVGKRPDTKRAIVTLAPGDEIELFEAGL; encoded by the coding sequence ATGAAGGACCCCCGCGACATCATCCTGCGCCCCGTGATCTCCGAGAAGACCTACGGCCTGCTCGACGAGAACAAGTACACCTTCATCGTGGACCCGCGCACCAACAAGACCGAGATCAAGCAGGCGATCGAGACCATCTTCGACGTCACGGTCCTGAGCGTGAACACGTTGAACCGGCCCGGCAAGAAGAAGCGCCGCGGCTGGATCGTCGGCAAGCGTCCCGACACCAAGCGCGCCATCGTGACGCTGGCGCCGGGTGACGAGATCGAACTCTTCGAGGCCGGGCTCTGA